The DNA sequence AGACCGTGGCGCCCGTCCAATGAGCGACCCTGATCCCAGCGCCATCGGCCCCATCGCCATCGGTCGACGCGTACTGGCCGCTGAGGCCGCCGCGCTCCAGGCCCAGGCCGACCAACTGGGTGAGAGCTTCGCCCGCGCCGTCGAGACTCTGGCCGTCGCCAAAGGCCGCATCGTTGTCACCGGCGTCGGCAAGTCCGGCCACGTCGGCCGCAAGATCGCCGCCACCTTCGCGTCCACCGGCGCGCCAGCCGTCTTCGTCCATGCCGCCGAGGCCAGCCACGGCGACCTGGGCATGATCGGCGCTGACGACGTCATCATCGCCCTTTCCAAATCGGGCGCCGTCGCCGAGCTGGCGGACGTGATCGCCTACGCCACCCGATTCCGCATTCCTCTGATCGCCCTCACCGCTGAGCCAGACAGCACGCTTGGGCGCGCCGCCGACGTGGTCCTCCAGCTGGCCGCCGCCGCCGAGGCGACCGACGCGGTCTCCGCGCCCACCACGTCCACCACGCTGCAGATCGCGCTCGGCGACGCCCTCGCCGTGGCCCTCTTGGAACGCCGTGGCTTTGCGCCCGAGGATTTCCGCGTCCTCCACCCCGGCGGCAAGCTGGGCGCCATGCTGCGCAGCGTCGGCGACCTCATGCACGGCGGCGAGGAGACTCCGTTGGTCGGCCTGGATACGCCCATGGACAGGGCGTTGCTTGTCATGACCGAACGCCGCTGGGGCGTCCTGGGCGTCGTCGACGGCGAGGGCCGCCTGGTCGGCGCCATCACAGACGGCGACCTGCGCCGCCACATCGACGGCCTCATGACCCACACCGCCGCAGAGGTCATGACGCCTGGCCCCAAGAAGACCGTGCCGCCGACGCTGCTGGCCTCCGAGGCCCTGGCCCTGATGAGCGATCCGGCGCCGGCGGTCACAGTGCTGTTCGTCGTCGAGGCCGGCCGGCCCGTCGGCATCCTCCATGTCCACGACCTGCTCCGCGCCGGCGTGATGTAGCCATAAGGGCCCTGAATGCTCGGCAAGCCGCGCGACGACCTTTCGCCCAACAGCTTCGACTACGAGATCTGGCCTCTGGTGAAGGCGACCGGCTTTCGCGAATATGACGCGCGCTGGATCTTCGGGCCCGAAATCAACTTGCTGGGCGTCCAGGCCCTGGGCCTCGGGCTCGGAACCTACATCCATCAGTTGGGGCTCAGGCGCATCGTCGTCGGCCATGACTTCCGCAGCTATTCGCTCTCGATCAAACAGGCCCTGACGCTCGGCCTCGTATCCGCCGGGTGCGAGGTGATCGACATCGGTCTCGCCACTTCGCCGATGGCCTATTTCGCGCAGTTCGATCTGGATGCGCCGGCTGTCGCCATGGTCACGGCCAGCCACAACGAGAACGGCTGGACCGGCGTGAAGATGGGCGCCGCTCGCCCGCTGACCTTCGGCCCCGAGGAGATGGCCCGTCTCAAGGCCATCGTCCTCGACGGGGCCTGGA is a window from the Phenylobacterium immobile (ATCC 35973) genome containing:
- a CDS encoding KpsF/GutQ family sugar-phosphate isomerase, coding for MSDPDPSAIGPIAIGRRVLAAEAAALQAQADQLGESFARAVETLAVAKGRIVVTGVGKSGHVGRKIAATFASTGAPAVFVHAAEASHGDLGMIGADDVIIALSKSGAVAELADVIAYATRFRIPLIALTAEPDSTLGRAADVVLQLAAAAEATDAVSAPTTSTTLQIALGDALAVALLERRGFAPEDFRVLHPGGKLGAMLRSVGDLMHGGEETPLVGLDTPMDRALLVMTERRWGVLGVVDGEGRLVGAITDGDLRRHIDGLMTHTAAEVMTPGPKKTVPPTLLASEALALMSDPAPAVTVLFVVEAGRPVGILHVHDLLRAGVM